Proteins encoded in a region of the Papio anubis isolate 15944 chromosome 14, Panubis1.0, whole genome shotgun sequence genome:
- the PCBP1 gene encoding poly(rC)-binding protein 1 gives MDAGVTESGLNVTLTIRLLMHGKEVGSIIGKKGESVKRIREESGARINISEGNCPERIITLTGPTNAIFKAFAMIIDKLEEDINSSMTNSTAASRPPVTLRLVVPATQCGSLIGKGGCKIKEIRESTGAQVQVAGDMLPNSTERAITIAGVPQSVTECVKQICLVMLETLSQSPQGRVMTIPYQPMPASSPVICAGGQDRCSDAAGYPHATHDLEGPPLDAYSIQGQHTISPLDLAKLNQVARQQSHFAMMHGGTGFAGIDSSSPEVKGYWASLDASTQTTHELTIPNNLIGCIIGRQGANINEIRQMSGAQIKIANPVEGSSGRQVTITGSAASISLAQYLINARLSSEKGMGCS, from the coding sequence ATGGATGCCGGTGTGACTGAAAGTGGACTAAATGTGACTCTCACCATTCGGCTTCTTATGCATGGAAAGGAAGTAGGAAGCATCATTGGGAAGAAAGGGGAGTCGGTTAAGAGGATCCGCGAGGAGAGTGGCGCGCGGATCAACATCTCGGAGGGGAATTGTCCGGAGAGAATCATCACTCTGACCGGCCCCACCAATGCCATCTTTAAGGCTTTCGCTATGATCATCGACAAGCTGGAGGAAGATATCAACAGCTCCATGACCAACAGCACCGCGGCCAGCAGGCCCCCGGTCACCCTGAGGCTGGTGGTGCCGGCCACCCAGTGCGGCTCCCTGATTGGGAAAGGCGGGTGTAAGATCAAAGAGATCCGCGAGAGTACGGGGGCGCAGGTCCAGGTGGCGGGGGATATGCTGCCCAACTCCACCGAGCGGGCCATCACCATCGCTGGCGTGCCGCAGTCTGTCACCGAGTGTGTCAAGCAGATCTGCCTGGTCATGCTGGAGACGCTCTCCCAGTCTCCGCAAGGGAGAGTCATGACCATTCCGTACCAGCCCATGCCGGCCAGCTCCCCAGTCATCTGCGCGGGCGGCCAAGATCGGTGCAGCGACGCTGCGGGCTACCCCCATGCCACCCATGACCTGGAGGGACCACCTCTAGATGCCTACTCGATTCAAGGACAACACACCATTTCTCCGCTCGATCTGGCCAAGCTGAACCAGGTGGCAAGACAACAGTCTCACTTTGCCATGATGCACGGCGGGACCGGATTCGCCGGAATTGACTCCAGCTCTCCAGAGGTGAAAGGCTATTGGGCAAGTTTGGATGCATCTACTCAAACCACCCATGAACTCACCATTCCAAATAACTTAATTGGCTGCATAATCGGGCGCCAAGGCGCCAACATTAATGAGATCCGCCAGATGTCCGGGGCCCAGATCAAAATTGCCAACCCAGTGGAAGGCTCCTCTGGTAGGCAGGTTACTATCACTGGCTCTGCTGCCAGTATTAGTCTGGCCCAGTATCTAATCAATGCCAGGCTTTCCTCTGAGAAGGGCATGGGGTGCAGCTAG